In Sodalis ligni, a single genomic region encodes these proteins:
- a CDS encoding DeoR/GlpR family DNA-binding transcription regulator, which translates to MHLVERRNEILHCLNSAGSVQVAELAQTLATSEVTIRNDLKYLEQKGALIRFHGGATLPENALSSRLPPAQAAPTTAQTELVLEDRVSIARDPKRRIAVRAAGLVKPGDSIILDSGSTTLNVAEELAKRGSMTVLTNNLPAALALSGNQEITLVLCGGTFRHKTRSFHGAHTEAVLQGVTANILFIGADGIDARIGISTFNEGFAISGVMANAAKKVVAVLDSSKFGRNGFNLVLPIDKIHTLITDDGINDKDRTDLEQQGIEVIIV; encoded by the coding sequence ATGCACCTGGTTGAAAGACGGAATGAAATTCTGCACTGCCTTAATAGCGCCGGAAGCGTGCAGGTGGCCGAACTTGCGCAAACCCTGGCAACGTCGGAAGTGACCATCCGCAATGATCTGAAGTATCTGGAACAGAAAGGGGCGCTGATCAGATTCCACGGCGGCGCCACGCTGCCGGAAAACGCCTTATCCTCGCGTTTGCCTCCTGCCCAGGCCGCGCCGACGACGGCCCAAACGGAACTGGTATTGGAAGACCGGGTGTCCATCGCCCGAGACCCGAAACGACGAATTGCCGTTCGCGCCGCCGGTCTGGTGAAACCGGGGGATTCCATTATTCTGGACAGCGGCAGCACCACGTTAAACGTGGCGGAAGAGCTGGCCAAGCGGGGCAGCATGACCGTACTGACCAACAATCTGCCCGCTGCGCTGGCATTGTCAGGCAATCAGGAGATCACGCTGGTGCTCTGCGGGGGCACCTTCCGCCATAAAACCCGTTCATTTCACGGTGCCCATACCGAAGCGGTGCTGCAAGGCGTCACCGCCAATATCTTGTTTATCGGCGCGGACGGTATTGATGCCCGTATCGGTATTTCAACTTTTAACGAGGGTTTCGCCATCAGCGGCGTGATGGCGAACGCGGCTAAAAAAGTGGTTGCGGTGCTGGATTCCAGCAAGTTCGGCCGTAACGGATTCAATCTGGTGCTGCCTATCGATAAAATTCACACCTTGATCACTGATGACGGAATCAATGACAAGGATCGAACCGACCTGGAACAGCAGGGCATTGAGGTCATCATCGTCTGA
- a CDS encoding glutamine amidotransferase: protein MSRKKVLLVGETWVTSATHFKGFDQFGSVTFHSGAKGLMAALADTEFEITHLPAHQAVEDFPFTAEGLSAYDAVLLSDIGANSLLLHPDVWLNGKTVANRLALLRDWTAQGGALAMFGGYLSFQGIDGKARWHRTPVEQALPVECLPYDDRIEIPEGFRPEIEPAYQGHAMFSDITGEWPVLLGINEVIVKPGSEVLARLPKAAGGHPLLVTGRYQQGRTLVWTSDISPHWLPQSFMDWPGYKQLLINMLSWMTQ from the coding sequence ATGAGTCGAAAAAAAGTACTGCTGGTAGGTGAAACATGGGTTACCTCTGCAACGCATTTCAAGGGTTTCGATCAGTTCGGCAGCGTGACCTTCCACTCGGGGGCCAAAGGTCTGATGGCCGCACTGGCCGACACGGAGTTTGAGATCACCCATCTGCCTGCGCATCAGGCGGTGGAAGATTTCCCTTTTACCGCAGAGGGGCTCAGCGCTTACGATGCCGTCCTGCTGTCGGATATCGGCGCCAATTCGCTGCTGTTGCACCCCGATGTCTGGCTGAACGGCAAAACCGTGGCCAATCGCCTGGCGCTGTTAAGGGATTGGACCGCCCAAGGAGGCGCCCTGGCCATGTTCGGCGGCTATCTGAGTTTCCAGGGCATCGACGGCAAGGCGCGCTGGCATCGGACCCCGGTGGAACAGGCCTTGCCGGTGGAATGTCTGCCCTATGACGATCGGATCGAAATACCCGAAGGATTCCGCCCGGAAATAGAGCCGGCGTATCAAGGCCATGCCATGTTCAGTGATATTACCGGCGAATGGCCGGTATTGCTGGGGATAAACGAAGTGATCGTCAAACCCGGCAGCGAAGTGCTGGCGCGCTTGCCAAAAGCCGCCGGCGGCCATCCGCTGCTGGTGACCGGCCGCTATCAGCAAGGGCGTACGCTGGTGTGGACATCGGATATCAGCCCGCACTGGCTGCCGCAAAGCTTTATGGACTGGCCCGGCTACAAGCAGTTATTGATCAATATGCTGTCCTGGATGACGCAATAG
- a CDS encoding ABC transporter ATP-binding protein, producing the protein MTSAKLSIRQVSRRFGAMTALAPTSLDIAPGEFVCVVGPSGCGKSTLFNLISGILPPDSGAIVLDGRDVTGRTGHVGYMLQKDLLLPWMTVIDNIVLGAILNGGAGRAQRAAGVALAERYGLGEFINHYPAALSGGMRQRVALMRTLAMEHDVMLLDEPFGALDSQTRLSMQQWLLTVWTEQHRTVIFVTHDIDEAVYLADRVVVMTPRPGRIQEIFTVNIPRPRPLSCLTGEEFIRLKRRILSLIYSETPQQDVHADETPS; encoded by the coding sequence ATGACATCTGCCAAGTTATCGATCCGACAGGTCAGCCGGCGCTTTGGGGCGATGACGGCGCTGGCGCCCACCAGTCTTGACATCGCGCCGGGGGAGTTCGTCTGCGTGGTGGGGCCGTCCGGCTGCGGCAAAAGCACCTTGTTCAATCTTATTTCCGGGATTTTGCCCCCGGACAGCGGCGCGATTGTTCTTGACGGCAGGGATGTTACCGGCCGCACCGGCCATGTGGGATATATGCTGCAAAAGGATCTGCTGCTGCCCTGGATGACGGTTATCGACAATATCGTGCTCGGCGCCATCCTTAACGGCGGCGCCGGCCGGGCGCAGCGGGCGGCCGGGGTAGCGCTGGCGGAACGCTACGGCCTCGGGGAGTTTATCAATCACTATCCGGCGGCACTGTCCGGCGGAATGCGGCAGCGGGTGGCGCTGATGCGCACCCTGGCCATGGAGCATGACGTCATGCTGCTGGACGAACCCTTCGGCGCGCTGGATTCGCAAACCCGTTTGTCCATGCAGCAGTGGCTGTTGACCGTCTGGACCGAGCAGCACCGGACGGTGATTTTCGTCACCCATGATATCGACGAAGCGGTTTACCTGGCGGACCGGGTGGTGGTAATGACGCCCCGTCCCGGCCGTATCCAGGAAATCTTTACCGTGAATATTCCCCGGCCGCGGCCTTTGTCCTGTCTGACCGGGGAGGAATTCATCCGGTTGAAGCGCCGGATATTGAGCCTGATTTACAGCGAGACTCCCCAACAGGACGTTCATGCCGATGAAACACCTTCGTAA
- a CDS encoding ABC transporter permease, protein MKHLRKLLLPLLGPLAALLLVLLAWDLAVRYYHIPPYVLPSPEMTWRHVLSDWAVLWIGFQSTFTTFLLGFVLGAGAGFLFAVAMDSTRWIRSVLYPILIASQAVPVIAISAALTIWLGFGLAPKLVIVALVVFFPVVVNVLDGLNSVDGDMLNLVRSMGGSRWSIFRYVKLPATYTPLFSALKLSATFSVTGAVIGEWTASTSGGLGAYLLQANSRLNTAGTFSAIGFLALLGVLSFLLVIVLEYLVTPWRTSSKARRWSRRYWRRSP, encoded by the coding sequence ATGAAACACCTTCGTAAATTGTTGTTACCCCTGCTGGGGCCCCTGGCGGCGTTACTGCTGGTGCTGCTGGCATGGGACCTGGCGGTGCGTTATTACCATATTCCCCCCTATGTCCTGCCTTCGCCGGAAATGACCTGGCGCCATGTGCTGTCGGACTGGGCGGTATTATGGATTGGTTTTCAAAGTACGTTTACCACCTTCTTGCTGGGTTTTGTTCTCGGCGCCGGCGCCGGGTTCCTGTTTGCGGTGGCCATGGATTCCACCCGCTGGATTCGCAGCGTGCTCTATCCGATTCTCATTGCCAGCCAGGCGGTGCCGGTGATCGCCATCTCCGCCGCGCTGACCATCTGGCTGGGGTTCGGCCTGGCGCCCAAGCTGGTTATCGTGGCGCTGGTGGTGTTTTTCCCGGTGGTGGTGAACGTGCTGGACGGCCTGAACTCCGTTGATGGCGATATGCTGAACCTGGTGAGGTCCATGGGCGGCTCCCGCTGGAGCATCTTCCGCTATGTCAAACTGCCGGCCACCTATACGCCGCTGTTTTCCGCCCTGAAACTGTCCGCCACGTTCAGCGTGACCGGCGCGGTGATCGGCGAATGGACCGCCTCCACCAGCGGCGGCCTTGGCGCTTATCTGCTGCAGGCCAACTCGCGGTTGAACACCGCCGGGACCTTTTCCGCCATCGGTTTCCTGGCCTTATTGGGCGTGCTCAGTTTCCTGCTGGTGATTGTGCTGGAGTATCTGGTCACTCCATGGCGCACTTCGTCCAAGGCCCGCCGCTGGTCGCGGCGCTACTGGCGCCGTTCCCCCTAA
- a CDS encoding LacI family DNA-binding transcriptional regulator: protein MENSIKSARPVRPTIRDVARLAGVSIGTVSAVINNSARPVAEDTRRHVLRCIAELNFEPNSAARSLKHQRISSIGFVVPDLGNAFFVDVAQGIQSVLDTVDCLLVLCLTWSDTRREEYYAQVLRTQRLNGVIYLSGTGLPSPSLTALATKGSVVFVDEYLPGMVSGIAPGIEVPFISSQNLIGARTLGQYVLARHHRRLALVSGPRGLWTSEQRQAGFREALAGAGIPPDSVPVIRGDYTEQAGRRAADEILALSARPTAVLCANDLMAIGFIRRCLELHVRVPEDISVTGFDDIPEARLLHPELTTVRQPGRDMGRAAATLLLQRMGAVTDGPAQKDFPTELCIRRSVGLSPPDDVVPG from the coding sequence ATGGAAAACAGCATCAAATCCGCCCGGCCGGTTCGGCCCACCATTCGTGATGTGGCGCGGCTGGCCGGGGTTTCAATCGGCACCGTCAGCGCCGTGATCAACAATAGCGCCCGGCCGGTGGCGGAGGATACCCGCCGCCACGTCCTGCGCTGCATCGCCGAACTGAACTTCGAACCGAACAGCGCCGCCAGGAGCCTTAAGCATCAACGCATCTCATCCATCGGTTTTGTCGTGCCGGATTTGGGCAATGCGTTTTTCGTCGATGTCGCCCAGGGCATCCAGAGCGTGCTGGATACCGTCGATTGCCTGCTGGTGTTGTGTCTGACCTGGTCGGATACCCGGCGGGAGGAGTATTACGCCCAGGTGTTGCGCACCCAGCGGCTGAACGGAGTGATTTATCTCTCCGGCACCGGCTTGCCCAGTCCGTCGCTTACCGCCTTGGCGACAAAGGGGTCGGTGGTGTTTGTGGATGAATATCTGCCCGGCATGGTGTCCGGCATAGCCCCCGGGATAGAAGTGCCGTTTATCAGTTCGCAAAATCTTATCGGCGCCCGTACCCTGGGACAATATGTCCTGGCCAGGCACCACCGTCGCCTGGCGCTGGTAAGCGGTCCGCGAGGGTTATGGACCAGTGAGCAGCGCCAGGCGGGATTTCGCGAGGCCCTTGCCGGTGCCGGCATCCCGCCGGACAGCGTGCCGGTGATACGCGGCGATTACACCGAGCAGGCAGGCCGCCGGGCGGCGGACGAGATCCTGGCCCTGTCGGCGCGCCCCACGGCGGTGCTGTGCGCCAACGATCTGATGGCCATTGGTTTTATTCGCCGCTGCCTGGAGCTGCACGTACGGGTGCCGGAGGATATCAGCGTTACCGGTTTCGACGATATTCCCGAAGCGCGGCTGCTTCACCCCGAACTGACCACCGTGCGCCAGCCGGGGCGGGACATGGGCCGCGCCGCGGCGACCCTGCTGCTGCAGCGCATGGGCGCCGTCACCGACGGTCCGGCGCAAAAAGATTTTCCCACCGAGCTTTGTATCCGCCGTTCGGTGGGTTTATCGCCACCTGACGATGTTGTGCCGGGGTAA
- a CDS encoding phosphoketolase yields the protein MDRYWRSAHYLFGGEIYLMDNPLLRRPLLREHIKPRLLGHWGTTPGLNFIYTHLNRIIRNRDAEIIFICGPGHGGPGMVANTWLEGTYSEIYPAVGADAEGMRKLFRQFSFPGGIPSHAAAETPGSINEGGELGYSLVHAYGAVFDNPSLIAACVIGDGEAETGPLAASWHANKFINPARDGAVLPILHLNGYKIANPTLLARCSDGDLRQLFGGYGYQTIFVEGDEPLDMHRKMIAAFDLAFDAIHEIQRDAAAGGAPKHEVPHWPLIVFRSPKGWTGPKEVDGKKVEGFWRAHQVPVAGCRENDAHRKILEGWLRSYHPEELFDAEGRLKDDLRQLAPAGVRRMGANPHANGGLLRKALRTPAIGDYQVAVSRRGGSQAESTKIFSEYLRDIFRLNADNANFRLFGPDETASNRLSAVFEATDRVWMEEVKPYDEQLATDGRVMEVLSEHLCQGWLEGYLLTGRHGVFTCYEAFIHIVDSMFNQHAKWLKVSRALPWRRPISSLNYLLSSHVWRQDHNGYSHQDPGFMDLVANKKADIVRIYLPPDANTLLWVGDHCLNTYDRINVIVAGKQPEPQWLPLDEAVKHCESGMGIWRWAGNEGGRTPPDVVMACAGDVPTMETLAAVELLRRHVPALRIRVVNVVDLLALQSPESHPHGRPDNVFDALFTPDRPVIFAFHGYPVLIHRLTYQRKNHDNIHVHGFMEEGTTTTPFDMAVLNQLDRFHLAISAIERVPGLKAQQPAAAALALFRAKLDEHYHYVREHGDDLPEVRDWQWQEIHRPV from the coding sequence ATGGATCGCTATTGGCGGTCGGCCCATTATCTGTTTGGGGGAGAAATCTATCTGATGGACAATCCCCTGCTCCGCCGGCCGCTGCTGCGCGAACATATCAAGCCTCGCCTGCTCGGCCACTGGGGTACTACGCCCGGACTCAATTTTATCTATACCCATCTCAATCGCATTATCCGCAATCGCGATGCGGAAATTATCTTTATTTGTGGTCCGGGGCACGGCGGGCCCGGGATGGTAGCCAATACCTGGCTTGAGGGCACCTATAGCGAAATTTATCCGGCCGTCGGTGCAGACGCCGAGGGGATGCGCAAACTGTTCCGGCAATTTTCGTTCCCGGGCGGCATCCCGAGCCACGCGGCGGCGGAAACGCCCGGTTCCATCAATGAAGGCGGAGAACTGGGCTACTCTCTGGTGCACGCCTACGGCGCGGTGTTCGATAACCCAAGCCTAATCGCCGCCTGTGTTATCGGCGACGGTGAAGCGGAAACCGGCCCGTTGGCCGCCAGCTGGCACGCCAACAAATTCATTAATCCGGCCCGCGACGGCGCCGTGCTGCCCATTCTGCACCTCAACGGCTACAAAATAGCCAACCCCACCCTGCTGGCGCGTTGCAGCGATGGCGACCTGCGACAACTGTTCGGGGGTTATGGCTATCAGACGATTTTTGTCGAAGGGGATGAACCCCTGGATATGCACCGTAAAATGATTGCCGCTTTTGATCTGGCCTTCGACGCTATCCACGAAATACAACGGGATGCCGCCGCCGGCGGTGCGCCGAAGCATGAGGTGCCCCATTGGCCGCTGATCGTATTTCGCAGCCCGAAAGGCTGGACCGGCCCGAAAGAAGTGGACGGCAAAAAAGTAGAAGGCTTCTGGCGCGCCCACCAGGTTCCGGTGGCGGGCTGCCGCGAGAACGACGCCCACCGGAAAATACTGGAGGGCTGGCTGCGCAGTTATCACCCTGAAGAACTGTTCGACGCCGAGGGCAGGCTGAAGGACGACCTGCGTCAGTTGGCCCCCGCCGGCGTCCGGCGCATGGGGGCTAATCCTCATGCCAACGGGGGACTGCTGCGCAAGGCCCTGCGCACGCCGGCCATCGGCGACTATCAGGTGGCGGTAAGCCGGCGGGGTGGAAGCCAGGCGGAATCCACCAAAATTTTCAGTGAATATTTGCGGGATATTTTCAGGCTGAATGCGGATAACGCCAATTTTCGCCTGTTCGGCCCGGACGAGACGGCGTCAAACCGGCTGAGCGCGGTTTTTGAAGCCACCGATCGGGTTTGGATGGAGGAGGTAAAACCTTACGACGAGCAGTTGGCAACGGACGGCCGCGTGATGGAAGTCCTGAGCGAGCATCTTTGCCAGGGCTGGCTGGAGGGCTATCTGCTTACCGGTCGCCACGGCGTGTTTACCTGTTATGAAGCCTTTATCCATATCGTCGACTCCATGTTCAACCAGCATGCCAAGTGGCTGAAGGTATCCCGTGCTTTGCCATGGCGCCGGCCCATATCGTCCCTGAATTATCTCTTGTCGTCCCATGTCTGGCGGCAGGATCACAACGGGTACAGCCACCAGGATCCGGGATTTATGGATCTGGTGGCCAACAAGAAAGCCGATATCGTGCGCATTTATCTTCCGCCGGACGCCAATACCCTGCTGTGGGTGGGCGATCACTGTCTGAACACCTACGATCGCATCAATGTCATTGTGGCGGGCAAACAGCCGGAACCGCAGTGGCTGCCTCTGGATGAAGCGGTCAAGCACTGCGAGTCGGGCATGGGCATCTGGCGCTGGGCGGGCAACGAAGGCGGCCGCACGCCGCCGGATGTGGTGATGGCCTGCGCCGGGGATGTCCCCACCATGGAAACGCTGGCGGCGGTGGAACTGCTGCGCCGCCATGTGCCGGCCCTGCGCATCCGGGTGGTCAACGTGGTGGACCTGCTGGCGCTGCAATCACCGGAAAGCCATCCCCACGGCCGCCCCGATAACGTCTTCGATGCGCTGTTTACCCCCGACCGGCCGGTGATATTCGCTTTTCACGGTTATCCGGTCCTGATCCATCGCCTGACCTATCAACGCAAAAACCATGACAATATCCACGTACATGGTTTCATGGAAGAAGGCACCACCACTACGCCGTTTGATATGGCAGTGCTTAATCAGCTGGACAGATTTCACCTGGCCATCTCCGCCATTGAGCGGGTGCCGGGGCTGAAAGCGCAACAACCGGCCGCCGCCGCCCTGGCCCTGTTCCGTGCCAAGCTGGATGAGCATTATCATTATGTGCGGGAACACGGCGACGACCTGCCGGAAGTGCGGGATTGGCAGTGGCAAGAAATCCACCGGCCGGTGTGA
- a CDS encoding LacI family DNA-binding transcriptional regulator produces MISSTQGSGHYVCVQRKESPLAPQELILGILSPRLEANESGFLFEQIFKSMASLSQQFNFSLVWNGVVTMGSEASKQKIIEIIEKIIDRYIKNNVHGIFFIPIEFHPFADEINNLILHKLSQYNIKVVLVDSDFAAYPDKSAYDLVGIDNIAAGYEVTRHLLQNKTRRVDFLCENYSAHTVSMRIMGYRLALLEASLPAVAEWVHEGAVGDKKFINRILDSGATDIVCANDFTAMKLLSVCTQINRKVNVVGFDDNEYSALLGIPLTTYKQPFGDIAENAIFLMLNRLQFPQTAPRHLQLRGELIIRSSCGTLP; encoded by the coding sequence TTGATCAGCAGTACTCAAGGCTCAGGCCATTATGTCTGTGTTCAGCGTAAGGAATCTCCCCTTGCGCCGCAAGAACTGATCCTTGGTATATTATCTCCTCGCCTTGAGGCCAATGAAAGCGGCTTTCTCTTCGAGCAAATTTTCAAGTCCATGGCGTCATTATCGCAGCAATTCAATTTTTCCCTGGTCTGGAACGGTGTGGTCACCATGGGATCGGAGGCCAGTAAACAAAAAATCATCGAGATCATTGAAAAAATCATCGATCGCTATATCAAAAATAACGTGCACGGAATATTTTTTATTCCCATAGAATTTCACCCCTTTGCGGATGAGATCAACAACCTGATTCTGCATAAATTATCGCAATACAATATCAAGGTGGTCCTGGTGGACAGCGATTTTGCCGCTTATCCGGATAAAAGCGCCTACGACCTGGTGGGTATCGACAATATTGCCGCCGGTTATGAAGTGACGCGCCATTTGCTGCAAAATAAAACGCGGCGCGTTGATTTTCTTTGTGAAAACTACTCGGCTCATACGGTTTCCATGCGCATTATGGGATATAGGCTGGCATTGCTGGAAGCCTCACTGCCCGCCGTAGCGGAGTGGGTGCATGAGGGCGCCGTGGGGGATAAAAAGTTTATTAACCGTATACTCGATTCCGGCGCCACCGATATTGTTTGCGCCAACGATTTCACCGCCATGAAGCTGTTATCAGTCTGCACTCAAATCAACCGCAAAGTGAACGTTGTCGGCTTTGATGATAATGAATATTCGGCTTTGCTCGGCATCCCCCTGACCACCTATAAACAACCCTTCGGCGATATCGCGGAAAACGCCATTTTCCTGATGCTTAACCGTCTACAGTTTCCTCAGACGGCCCCCCGCCATTTGCAGCTCCGCGGCGAACTGATTATCCGTTCTTCCTGCGGAACGCTTCCCTGA
- a CDS encoding VOC family protein, giving the protein MKDGDIIQIAHLVSNLDDAIEHYYHVCNIGPWDIYTYGPHNIKNSLYRGKPAEHVYKIAVCWVNGVQMELMQPVSGYSIYDEYIEKHGYGLHHLKLYFKDCRQAIADYEKRGYQVVQSGNIGDDVFYYLDTEERFQGAVIELGNAGAIPEPESRYPA; this is encoded by the coding sequence ATGAAAGATGGTGACATAATACAAATCGCACATCTGGTATCCAATCTGGATGATGCAATTGAGCATTATTATCATGTATGTAATATCGGTCCATGGGATATATATACCTATGGACCCCACAACATTAAAAATTCACTTTATCGCGGTAAGCCGGCGGAGCATGTTTATAAAATCGCCGTATGCTGGGTGAACGGTGTTCAAATGGAATTAATGCAGCCTGTAAGCGGATATAGCATCTATGATGAGTATATCGAAAAGCATGGTTACGGTTTGCATCATTTGAAGCTTTATTTTAAAGATTGCCGGCAGGCGATAGCCGATTATGAAAAACGCGGCTACCAGGTGGTGCAAAGCGGCAATATCGGTGACGATGTTTTTTATTATCTTGATACCGAAGAGCGGTTCCAGGGCGCGGTGATCGAATTAGGCAACGCCGGTGCCATACCTGAACCGGAAAGCCGGTATCCCGCCTGA